A genome region from Acidobacteriota bacterium includes the following:
- a CDS encoding endonuclease/exonuclease/phosphatase family protein encodes MLRTLCRGLQGRLVPTATRGVKTSIGCACRSFDDRWFLVHPFTFLACTYNLWSTFRWEERRRPLERFLELHRPDILCAQELSPGAATLIGDTMSAMNRVDDPFSGWLNEGNIFWNTDLFELVDYGAVDIGMLEENRRLFHVRLQTTTGVTVVIATAHFSWSGNVREITEDVNIRIGQAERAAVALDSLVGPDEPVLFMGDFNGYIHPLRKLRNAGFDDSFMSVGRQPSMTFPAFPIARQPPELLDWMMHRGPIRPTLTSVIDFHVAGFPPSDHKPILTTYQLQ; translated from the coding sequence ATGCTGCGCACCCTCTGTCGCGGTCTCCAAGGACGTCTGGTTCCGACGGCCACTCGTGGTGTCAAGACCTCCATCGGGTGCGCTTGTCGGAGTTTCGACGACCGGTGGTTTCTTGTGCATCCGTTCACATTTCTTGCCTGTACCTACAACTTGTGGTCGACGTTTCGGTGGGAGGAACGGCGGCGGCCGCTGGAGCGGTTTCTTGAACTCCACCGCCCTGACATTTTGTGCGCTCAGGAGCTGTCACCCGGGGCGGCGACCCTCATCGGCGACACGATGTCTGCAATGAACCGAGTTGACGACCCGTTCTCGGGTTGGCTTAACGAGGGCAATATTTTTTGGAACACGGACTTGTTCGAGCTTGTCGACTACGGGGCCGTTGACATCGGGATGCTCGAAGAGAACCGACGTCTGTTTCACGTCAGGTTGCAGACAACTACCGGCGTGACGGTCGTGATCGCAACGGCGCACTTCAGTTGGTCCGGCAACGTTCGCGAGATCACCGAGGACGTCAACATCCGTATCGGCCAAGCCGAAAGGGCGGCCGTAGCTCTCGACAGTCTGGTCGGTCCCGACGAGCCGGTGTTGTTCATGGGGGATTTCAACGGCTACATCCACCCGTTGCGTAAGCTACGCAACGCCGGTTTTGACGACTCGTTCATGTCCGTTGGACGCCAACCCAGTATGACTTTCCCGGCGTTCCCAATCGCGCGGCAGCCGCCGGAATTGCTCGACTGGATGATGCACCGCGGTCCGATCCGTCCGACGTTGACAAGCGTCATCGATTTCCACGTCGCGGGGTTTCCACCCTCAGATCACAAACCCATCCTCACAACGTACCAACTCCAGTAG
- a CDS encoding crotonase/enoyl-CoA hydratase family protein, with protein sequence MGQAVRIEDDGAVRSLVLCRADEYNTITPQFREEFADALDDADTDPSVRVVLIRAEGPTFCAGFGLDWSTVAQASEGTDEGRVWDSVADLAMISRYADTWAKLFELSKPTIAAVQGWCIAGGTDMILNADMIIAADSARFGYPPARVWGTPEAPWMWIARLGLERAKRYLLTGDEMTGTEAAAIGFVLEVVPEGQLLETATALAQRMALLPLNQLQMLKLLCNDVAREMYRPERSRLLGTLFDGVARHTQEGLDFVARAQKVGWRQVVRERDEPFGDYGSRPSETES encoded by the coding sequence GTGGGACAGGCAGTACGGATCGAAGATGATGGGGCGGTTCGGTCGCTGGTGTTGTGTCGGGCTGACGAGTACAACACGATCACACCACAGTTTCGTGAGGAGTTTGCCGACGCGCTCGACGACGCAGACACCGACCCGAGCGTACGTGTCGTTCTCATCCGCGCCGAAGGGCCCACATTCTGCGCGGGATTTGGCCTCGACTGGTCGACAGTGGCGCAGGCATCCGAGGGAACCGATGAAGGGCGGGTGTGGGACTCGGTTGCCGACCTCGCCATGATCAGCCGCTATGCGGACACCTGGGCCAAACTATTCGAGTTGTCGAAACCCACCATTGCTGCCGTGCAGGGCTGGTGCATTGCGGGTGGGACAGACATGATCCTCAACGCTGACATGATTATCGCCGCCGACTCGGCGCGGTTCGGCTACCCACCTGCGCGAGTTTGGGGCACACCGGAAGCGCCTTGGATGTGGATAGCTCGCCTCGGACTTGAGCGTGCGAAGCGCTACCTGCTCACTGGTGACGAAATGACAGGCACAGAAGCTGCCGCCATCGGGTTCGTGTTGGAGGTCGTGCCCGAGGGCCAACTTCTGGAGACAGCAACGGCTCTTGCACAACGGATGGCGCTGTTGCCGCTCAACCAGCTCCAGATGCTCAAGCTGTTGTGCAACGACGTTGCACGCGAGATGTATCGACCCGAACGATCACGTCTACTTGGCACGTTGTTTGACGGTGTTGCCCGCCACACACAAGAAGGCCTCGACTTTGTTGCACGGGCCCAAAAGGTTGGCTGGCGCCAAGTTGTCCGCGAGCGTGACGAACCGTTCGGTGACTACGGTTCCCGTCCCAGCGAAACCGAAAGCTGA
- a CDS encoding MFS transporter, with amino-acid sequence MLVVTLGLAAGQFLLGSADPSGTKLFLVAGILTSLGVVPVALIKIPTPRRPIPVEVSLGALVKKAPLGVVAVALSGAAGSSILALGAVFATNVGMAPGKVGLFMAASLAGAVVTQYPLGYLSDRFPRRRVILVVAGGAVVAAVFAIPVASDNGTLFVLMSLYGALAFPMYSLAVSHINDVIPEDQLVQTAAGIIFVFGIGSVVGPLTVSVAMTVFGPVGYLWGLAAFFLPVTVYALVRVVFRDRPIQRRFINLPHRSSTAAAMLADRSREKR; translated from the coding sequence ATGCTGGTCGTCACGCTCGGGTTAGCAGCCGGACAGTTCTTGCTCGGTTCGGCAGATCCGAGCGGGACAAAGTTATTCTTGGTGGCCGGGATTTTGACGTCGTTGGGTGTCGTCCCGGTCGCTCTCATCAAGATCCCAACGCCTCGCCGGCCGATCCCAGTTGAGGTCTCGTTGGGGGCGCTCGTCAAGAAAGCTCCACTCGGAGTCGTTGCTGTGGCACTGTCGGGTGCGGCGGGCAGCTCCATCCTGGCGCTCGGCGCGGTCTTTGCAACAAACGTCGGGATGGCACCAGGCAAGGTCGGGTTGTTCATGGCGGCGTCGCTGGCCGGCGCAGTCGTGACTCAGTATCCACTGGGGTACCTCTCAGATCGGTTTCCCCGCAGAAGAGTCATACTGGTCGTTGCCGGGGGAGCGGTTGTGGCGGCGGTCTTTGCGATTCCCGTCGCGTCAGATAACGGAACGCTCTTTGTTCTCATGTCCCTCTATGGGGCCCTTGCATTCCCGATGTACTCCCTTGCGGTGTCGCACATAAACGACGTGATTCCCGAAGACCAGCTTGTTCAAACCGCCGCCGGCATCATCTTTGTGTTCGGAATCGGGTCGGTTGTCGGTCCGCTGACCGTCTCTGTCGCGATGACCGTGTTCGGTCCGGTCGGATACCTGTGGGGCCTTGCGGCGTTCTTCCTCCCGGTTACGGTGTATGCGCTTGTCCGGGTCGTCTTTCGGGATCGACCGATTCAGCGCCGATTTATCAACCTGCCCCACCGATCGTCAACGGCCGCCGCGATGCTGGCCGATCGGTCACGCGAAAAACGCTAG